The stretch of DNA ATAAATATGAAAAACAAAGTAGAACAATTACTTCATACTATCGCGAGCCTAATAATTCTTCATCCTTAGTTGATAATAAGGTAAATTGCCTTCTTTCAGATAAAGATAATTTTCTTTGGATAGGTACAGATGAAGGTCTTGAACGTTTTAATGATAAAAACCTTGAATTTGTGCATTTTAACACTCATACTGAGGGCGTAAACTTACTTTCGGGTGATAAGATAACAGATTTATTTATCGATTCTCATCAACAATTATGGGTGGGTACTAATAAGGGTTTGAATTTAAAACGTAATGATAGAAAAGGGTTTCAATTTTTTCAATATAAAGAATATCAAGATAATAGTATTCCGTCAAATTATATTACAAATATAAATGAGGATAATGCCGGACATCTGTGGGTAACTACTCAAAATGGGGGAGCAGCTTTACTCGATTTAAATCCCAAATCAATAAACAATACAAAACTGGTTGAACAGATTAATGGACTAATTACTACTGAAATTACTTCACTATATTACGATACTAAATCAAATTCATTGTGGATAGGAACTGAATCGGAAGGTATATTTCACTTTTTGTTGCATAATGGAGCTTATCCCTATGCCTATTATAATAATGAGTCTAATCAGTTAGAATACAATGGTATTAAAGATCTATTTATTGATTCAAACGGATATTTATGGATAATTTATAAGAATAATAGTTTTGCAATTAAGCAAGAGAAAAGAAATAAATTAGTGTCTGTTTTACCGCAAGATGCTTATCAGTTTATAAATAATAAAACCGTACTTAAGTTTGTTTTCCAAGATGCCGATAATAATCTCTGGCTTGGTTTGAGTAATACTGTAATTGTGGTCTCAATCAAAGACGGGAAAAAAATAAGAGAATTTAAGCATAAAGAACTTTTTCCCAATCTTGAAGAATCATTAGAAATTACATCTATAACTCAAGACTATAGGAGAAATATTTGGTTTGGATCGAGTGCTTTTGGAATTTCTGTTGTAAATCTAAGTACAAATATCAGGAATAGATTCATTAGTAATCCAACAGAAGTAAATACTCTAAGCTCTAATCGTATTCAATGCTTTTTCGAGGATTACAAAGGTGTAATGTGGATTGGAACAGCCGATGGAGGTTTAAATAAGTTTAACAGGATAAACTTCAATTTTGAGAGAATAGATAAAACTAATGGTTTAGCAAGTAACAATGTGCAGAGTCTTATTGAGGATTCGGAGGATAATCTTTGGATAGGAACATCTGCCGGTTTAAATAGTATGAATCAATCAACAAATACTATTGCTCTTTTTGATAAAATGGATGGCTTAAAAAGTAATGCTTTTGTCAGAAATGCTGTTTCAATAGGTAAATATGGTGATTTATATTTTGCTACTCAACGTGGGTTTAATGCTTTTAACCCTTCTTCATATCATACTAATAAATGTGGATTTAATCTTATTTTTTCCGATTTTATCATTAATAGCGTATCAATATTTAAACAGGAAGAAAAAGATCAGCTTCAGGCGTTTTTAAATGCCAACCCAATTTTATTAAAGCCTACACAGTCAAATATTAGTATAGAGTTTTCGGCTTTGGAGTTTTTAAATCCTAATAATGTAAACTATTATTATAAGCTTGAAGGAGTTGACCAAGATTGGGTTGATAGTAAAAATAATAACTTTGTTAGTTATATAAATTTAGCTCCGGGAAGCTATACTTTTCATATTAAAGCTTCTAATAAAGCAGGGAATTTTACACCTAATACCGCATCATTACAGTTTGTAATAGCTACTCCTCTGATTAAACGAGTGTGGTTTATAGCAATGATTACAGTTATTTTACTTATATTGATAATTGCGTTTATTCGATTGAGAATAAATAGAGTAAGAAAACAGAATATATTATTGGAAGAGCAGGTTGAGCTGAAAACAAGGGAAATAGTAGATTCAAACCTTCAATTACAAAAAGAAGTTGACGAAAGAATAAGAGCAGAAGCCAATGCCGAAAGAGCAAGTAGAAGTAAAAGTCAATTTTTGGCAAATATGAGTCACGAAATACGTACTCCTATGAATGCAATTATTGGGTTTACAGATTTATTAGCGTCACTTGTTAAAGATGAGAAACAGCGGTATTATTTAAATTCAATTAGGAGTAGCGGTAAAAGTTTGCTTGTATTAATTAATGATATTTTGGATTTATCTAAAATAGAAGCCGGACATTTTCATATTGATTACAGACCTATTAGTCTTATTAATCTATTTGAGGAGATTAAACAGGTTTTTGCGCTCAAATGTGATGAAAAAGATTTAGACTTTGTGCTTTATATGGATGAGAAAATCCCTCCTTCACTCATTATGAGCGAAATACGTCTTCGTCAGATATTGGTTAATTTAATTGGGAATGCACTTAAGTTTACCGAAAAGGGCAGGATAGGACTTAGTGCTAGAGTAATTGCAGATGCAATTAAGGAGAATAAAATTAATCTTCTTATAGAAGTAAGCGATACAGGAATTGGGATAGAAGCAGATCAGCAAGAACGAATTTTCCAAGCTTTCCATCAAACAGAGGGGCAGGATGTTAGAAAATACGGTGGTACAGGATTAGGACTTTCGATTTCTAAGCGTCTTATTGAACTTATGGGAGGTAAGTTAGAAGTGAAAAGTGAATATGGTAAAGGAAGTACGTTTCAAATTTACTTGAATAATGTAGAAATTTCTGAAGAAGATGTTGTGCAAACCGATGATCCATCATTCACAGTGGCAAATAAATTGCATTTTAAACCTGCTCAATTAATGGTTGTAGACGACAGTCAGACTAATAGATCCTTAATTATTGAATTGTTTAGCGATACTGAAATAACTGTAATTGAAGCAGGAAATGGTCAGGTTGCTGTAGAAAAAGCAATAAATTTATTACCCGATCTGATATTAATGGATATACGAATGCCGGTTTTAGATGGTTATGAAGCTGTAAAACTAATCCGTGCCGATAAATTAAGTAAAAACATTCCTGTTATAGCCTTAACCGCCTCTATATCAGATGAAAATAAAAATAAATATACTGATTCGGGTTTTAATGCTGTTTTACTTAAGCCGTTAGATATTGAAGTGTTATTGCAAGAAGTTTCAAAGTATTTACCTTTTGACAGATTAGATAAAGAGTTGCAAGTTGAGAAAGAAGCCGAAAATTTAATTGAATCCCTTGAAGCAAGTAAGCCAAATCTTAACAAACTGCAAATTGCAATAGTAGATTTAAAGGAATTGATTCCGGTACAGGAAAAATTAAAAAAACAGAAGTTTGTAAATGATATCCTTCTTTTTGCAAAACAGATAGGAGCAGTCGGAACAAAATATAAAATCTCTTATATATCAAAATATGCAGATAATTTAGTTTTTTATACTGAAAATTTTGATACTGAGAAAATGGAAAAATCAATCAATAATTTCCCCAATCTAATTTTAGAATTAGAGCAGTATTTAAAAAAATAATTATGGAAGATCCAAATTATAAATTGTTGATAGTAGATGATTTACCGAAAAATTTGATGGTTCTTGGTAATATTCTGTTAAAAGAAAATTTTCAAATTGCTTATGCTAAAAGCGGAAAAGAAGCTATAGCGCAGGCTCTTGAAAATGATTTTGATTTGATTTTACTCGATATTATGATGCCGGAAATGGATGGCTACGAAGTTTGTCGTATTTTGAGGAAAGAGAAGCAAACAGCAAAAACGCCAATTATTTTTTTAACTGCAAAAAATGACACAGAAAGTATTGTAAAAGGTTTTGAAGCAGGAGCACAGGATTATTTAACTAAACCATTTAATACTAATGAATTACTGGCTCGTGTGCATACTCACTTGGAGTTGAAAAAGAATAGGCAAAGACTCGAAATACTAAATAATACATTAGAAGAGAAAGTAAAAGAAAGAACAGCAGAGCTTGAAAAAGCTAATAAAAAAATAGAGACCTTAGACAAAGCAAAGTCGGCTTTTTTAGGGTTAATTAGTCACGAAATAAGAACTCCTCTAAATGGAATTATTGGTTTTTTGGATATACTGAAGCAAAGTATAGAAGGTGATAACAGGGAATTGATTGATATGACTGTTGAAGCAGCCGAACGACTTTATAATTTTTCGGAATTGTCTTTATTAATAACTCAATTGAATGTTGATACATATCAACTTCAAAATAAAAATATCAATTTTATTCATTTGCTCGATAATGTGAGAGAAAAAATAAATGAAAAATGGAAAGACGAAAGACAAATTAATTTTCGGCAATCCATTCAGTCACAGTCATCTGTTTTGAAATTAGATCAGGTATTGATAGAAAAAGTTCTGTTTAGTTTACTCGATAATGCAGTAAAATTTTCAGAGGATAAAGCACAAGTTGATTTAAGTATTTATAACGATTCCGGATACTTAGTTTGTGAAATTCAAGATAATGGTTGTGGATTTACCGACGAAGCACTTTCGTATGCTTTTGAACCTTTTACCGGAGAAAAACAGCACGATATAGAAGGTTTTGGATTAAACCTTGCGGCAGCAAAGTTAATTGTTCAGGCGCATGAAGGTAGGATAGATGTCGAAAATAATGCAGACAAAGGAGCAAAAGTGAGGCTGTACTTAAAAGAAACATTTTAATAGCTAAGTTTTGTTACCATATAATGAGTTCCTATCTAATTTATCTGAATTTGTAGCTAAAGCATTTTTTTTATCTTTGACCGAAATAAGAATTTAAAGAGAAAATATTTATGAAACTATTAGAAGGAAAAACGGCTCTTGTTACAGGTGGCTCTCGTGGAATTGGTAGAACTATATGTTTGAAATTTGCTGAAGAAGGTGCCAATATTGCCTTTTCTGATTTGATTATGGATGAAAATGTTGAATCCTTAGTTAAAGAAATTGAAGCAATGGGTGTTAAAGCTAAAGGTTACGCTTCGGATGCCAGTTCTTTCAGTCAATCGGAAGAAATGGTGACAGAAGTTGCCAAGGAATTTGGGAGTATTGATATTTTGGTAAATAATGCAGGAATAACACGCGATAGTCTTTTAATGCGAATGGATGAAGCCGATTGGGATTTGGTAATTAAAGTAAATCTTAAATCGGTATTTAACCTAACAAAAGCCGTTCAGAAATATATGTTAAAACAACGTTCGGGTTCTATTATTAATATGAGCTCTGTTGTTGGTGTGAATGGAAATGCCGGTCAGTCAAATTATTCTGCCTCTAAAGCAGGATTAATAGGTTTCACTAAATCTGTTGCCCAAGAATTGGGATCACGTAGTATTCGTTGTAATGCTATTGCACCTGGTTTTATTGAAACTAAAATGACCGAAAAACTTCCGGAAGATATTAGAAAAATGTGGATAAAAACTATTCCTCTTCGTCGTGCCGGACAGGCTATCGATGTTGCAAATGTTGCTACTTTTTTGGCTTCCGAACTTTCAACATATGTCACCGGACAGGTTATTAATGTTTGTGGAGGAATGAGTACTTAAAACAGAGAAAAATATATTTTAAATAAGCCTGTTCGTTAATTTTTTTATCTAACAGGCTTCTCTTTTTCATTATTAACAATAACAGGCTAATGACAAGTACTTTTTTTTACATTATAATAATTATCCTTGTTTTTAACTTTTTGCTGGAAACCGGATTAACTCTATTGAATTATTTTTATCCTCAGAGGAAATTTCCATTATTCTTATCTAAAATCTATAGTAAGGAAAAATATGAGAAGTCGCAGGCTTATGAGCAGGCAAAGCTGAAATCAGGAATGTTTATTTCTCTTGTTCAGTTTTTAGTTGTTTTTGCCTTCTTTTATTTTGGCGGATTTGCTTATGTTGATTCTTTTGTACGTAGTCAAAGCAACCATTATATTGTTCAGAATCTGTTATTCTTTGGTTTGCTAGCATTTGTGTCGGATATTCTTATGATTCCGGTTTCTATTTATCACACATTTTATTTAGAAGAAAAATTTGGTTTTAATAAAACTTCTATAAAAACATTTGTGCTTGATAAGCTGAAAGCTTGGTTGTTAATGATTATTATTGGGGGTGGAATCTTATCGCTTGTAGTTTTTATTTATGAATTATCAGGCTCAAATTTTTGGTGGCTAACTTGGCTCACAATAAGTTTAATAAGTTTGTTATTTACCGCTTTTTACTCTGAAATAATTGTTCCTATATTCAATAAGCAAACACCTTTGGAAGAAGGAAGTTTGAGAAATGCAATTGAAATTTTTTCTAAAAAGGCAGGATTTCAATTGGATAACATTTATACTATCGATGGCTCTAAACGCTCAACTAAGGCAAATGCATATTTTAGTGGGATAGGATCAAAGAAGAGAATTGTACTTTATGATACTTTAATCAAAGATTTGGAGGAGGAAGAATTAGTTGCCGTATTAGCGCATGAGATTGGGCACTATAAAAAGAAGCATACAATAGTTGGTATTATATCAAGTATTATTCAAACAGGAATTATGCTTTTTATTCTTTCTTTTTTTATCTCTAAAGATAGTGATATTGCTATAAACCTGGCGCAAGCGGTAGCAGGGAATAACGAACAGGTAAGCTCTTCTTTTTATTTGGGAATTATTGGTTTTGGATTAATTTACAGTCCTATAAGCTTAATTTTTGGCCTTTTATCTAATTTAATATCAAGGGCCAACGAATATGCTGCTGATGCTTTTGCCGTGAAATACGGATTAGCTAAAGCTTTAGGAAATGGATTAATTAAACTAACTGCAAATAACTTATCAAAAGTATATCCTCATCCGCTTTATATCTTTTTCTATTATTCGCACCCTAGTTTACTGCAAAGGATAAATAGAATGAATGTTCCTGAATTTAAAGATTAATTAGAAACTTCTTTTTGCTTGCACTTTAAAGCAAACTCTAAGTATTTATCGGCTTGATCGTATTTCTTTTGAGCCGTCATAACTGATGCTAATAAATAATAGGTGTCAATAAAGCAAGAATCTTTTTCCATAGCCGTTGTTAAATCATTTATAGCATTAGTTGTATCTCCTTTATAAAGATAGGCTCTGGCACGATAAAAATATGCTTTATCGTGATTAGGATTGATATGTATAAGATGGTTGAATTCTTGAAAAGCCAAATTGTAATCTTCTAAATTCCATCTTATACAGGCTTCTCCAAATAAAGCTGTACCATTATTGGGATTTCTTTCTAAAGCATTTGAAAAATCTATTAAGGCAAGAGAGTAATTCTCGAGCGAATAATAACAAAACCCACGAAAAGCATGAGCTTCATCATTTCTTGTATTTTTTTTAATAGCCTTAGAAAAATAGGGGATAGCCTCGTTATATTTCCCTTCGAGAAAAAGAACTTTTCCCTGCTCAACAAATTCAATATCTTTTCTTGTATTGCAGCTTAGTGTAATGCTTAAAAAAATAAAACTAAATAGAATTACCTTTATATTTTTCATAAGGAAGTAAAGGTAAGAAATATGTGTGAGTTATCAGTCTAATCGTTTGCTTTATTACCTAACATTGGAACAAAGCGGAATTTTCCATGAAGCCGTTTTTCATAATCTTTTTCACTAACACGTCTGATACAGGTCATTTCCTGTAAGTTCTTATCTATATCAACGGGAATTACTAAGCGACCTCCGACTTTTAATTGTTTAAGTAATTCTTCAGGAACAAAAGGAGCTCCTGCTGTTACAATTATTTTGTCAAAAGGGGCAAATGCCGGAAGACCTTTATAGCCGTCGCCATAAAATAGTTTAATACGATAATTGAATTGTTTTAGGAATTTTTTTGTTTTTGCAAAGAGTCTTTTCTGCCTTTCTATACTTAAAACTTTTGCTCCCATCTCAGCAAATACGCAAGCCTGATAACCGCTTCCGGTGCCAACTTCTAAAATAGTTTCCCCTGCCTTTATTTCAAGTAATTCTGTTTGAAAAGCAACTGTGTAAGGTTGTGAAATAGTTTGTCCAGAACCAATAGGAAAAGCCTGATCTTGATAGGCGAATTCCAAAAAGGAAGAGTCTAAAAATAAATGCCTGGGAATATTATTGATAGCTTGTAAGACAGCTTCGTCTTTAATTCCTTTGGCTCTGACTGTCTCTACAAGTTTTTTACGTAATCCACGATGTTTATAAGTATCGTTTAGCATTCTTACTATTAATTTTTTTGCGAAAATAAACAATTCAAGCTTGTCAAAAAAAATTACTTTTGTAAAAAAATTAACAATGTCTATATTAAAAATTGGTGTTTTAGGAGCCGGCCATCTTGGTAAGATTCATATTAACTGTATAAAAGAAATAAACGAGTATAAACTTATTGGTTTTTACGATCCTAACGAAACTATAGCTTTAGAAGTTGAGACCGAAAAACAAATAAAACGCTTTTTAAATATCGACGAATTAATTGATGCCGTTGATGTTATAGATATTGTTACTCCAACTTTATCACATTTTGATTGTGCTGTTAAGGCACTAAAGAGTGGAAAGCATGTATTTATTGAAAAGCCCGTTGCCGCTACTGCCGAAGAAGCAGAGCGTTTAATAGAAATTGCCAATGAAGCGCATGTAAAAGTTCAAGTTGGGCATGTAGAGCGTTTTAATCCGGCATTTATTGCTGCTCAGCCATTTTTGGATCAACCTATGTTTATAGAAACACATCGTTTAGCTCAGTTTAATCCGCGTGGTACTGATGTTCCGGTAGTTTTAGATTTGATGATTCACGATATTGACATTATTCTTAACGTTGTAAAGTCTAAAATTAGAAAAGTAAGTGCAAGTGGAGTTGCGGTTGTTAGTGACACCCCGGATATTGCAAATGCTCGTTTGGAATTTGATAATGGCTGTGTTGCTAATTTAACGGCTAGCCGTATTTCAATGAAAAATATGCGTAAGTCACGATTTTTTCAACGCAATGCTTATATTGCTATAGATTTTCTTACAAAAGAGGCTGAAATGGTTCAGATGAGTGATGTAAACTCTGAAACTGATTCTATGGCTATGGTTTTGGAACTGGGTGAAGGCAAAACGGATAAAGAGATTAAATTTATTAAGCCATCCATTGATAATACTAATGCGATAGTCGAAGAATTGAGAAGTTTTCAGAAAGCTATTAAAAACAATAACAAGCCAATAGTTTCGTTATTTGATGGATATAATGCATTAGATATTGCACAAAAAATTCTAAATAAGATTAATGTTTAATTGCCATCTCGTTTATGAATAAGAGCTTACAGACATTAAAATATATCATAGTCGATATTTTATCGGCGGAGATAGTGTGGCTTAGCTTCTTTATTTATCGGCAATCCTTGATTGACAATAATTTATATGCTAATATTTCCAGTATCTTCAGTGAATCTACTTTCTGGTTTGGCTTTGTTTTATATCCGTTTTTTTGGAATATCTTATATGTTTCGGCCGGAATGTATAGAAGAGTTTATCGTAAAACACGTCTAATTGAACTTGAACAAACCGTAGTTAT from Bacteroidales bacterium encodes:
- a CDS encoding response regulator, whose product is MTISFTKAQISNPYFVRINTSSGLPSDNIHSSLQDKRGLIWLSTKNGLSYYDGSKMSILVYHPNKKNPVVDFTAFIQDQSGVFWLGSYGGLLINYNHTNREFSSVDGINITPKSNPITLLYEDNEGFIWIGNNTNKLWRLNKISGNVTVVEIKKENNSEKNRIKINDVCEDNADNLWIATNNGFYKYEKQSRTITSYYREPNNSSSLVDNKVNCLLSDKDNFLWIGTDEGLERFNDKNLEFVHFNTHTEGVNLLSGDKITDLFIDSHQQLWVGTNKGLNLKRNDRKGFQFFQYKEYQDNSIPSNYITNINEDNAGHLWVTTQNGGAALLDLNPKSINNTKLVEQINGLITTEITSLYYDTKSNSLWIGTESEGIFHFLLHNGAYPYAYYNNESNQLEYNGIKDLFIDSNGYLWIIYKNNSFAIKQEKRNKLVSVLPQDAYQFINNKTVLKFVFQDADNNLWLGLSNTVIVVSIKDGKKIREFKHKELFPNLEESLEITSITQDYRRNIWFGSSAFGISVVNLSTNIRNRFISNPTEVNTLSSNRIQCFFEDYKGVMWIGTADGGLNKFNRINFNFERIDKTNGLASNNVQSLIEDSEDNLWIGTSAGLNSMNQSTNTIALFDKMDGLKSNAFVRNAVSIGKYGDLYFATQRGFNAFNPSSYHTNKCGFNLIFSDFIINSVSIFKQEEKDQLQAFLNANPILLKPTQSNISIEFSALEFLNPNNVNYYYKLEGVDQDWVDSKNNNFVSYINLAPGSYTFHIKASNKAGNFTPNTASLQFVIATPLIKRVWFIAMITVILLILIIAFIRLRINRVRKQNILLEEQVELKTREIVDSNLQLQKEVDERIRAEANAERASRSKSQFLANMSHEIRTPMNAIIGFTDLLASLVKDEKQRYYLNSIRSSGKSLLVLINDILDLSKIEAGHFHIDYRPISLINLFEEIKQVFALKCDEKDLDFVLYMDEKIPPSLIMSEIRLRQILVNLIGNALKFTEKGRIGLSARVIADAIKENKINLLIEVSDTGIGIEADQQERIFQAFHQTEGQDVRKYGGTGLGLSISKRLIELMGGKLEVKSEYGKGSTFQIYLNNVEISEEDVVQTDDPSFTVANKLHFKPAQLMVVDDSQTNRSLIIELFSDTEITVIEAGNGQVAVEKAINLLPDLILMDIRMPVLDGYEAVKLIRADKLSKNIPVIALTASISDENKNKYTDSGFNAVLLKPLDIEVLLQEVSKYLPFDRLDKELQVEKEAENLIESLEASKPNLNKLQIAIVDLKELIPVQEKLKKQKFVNDILLFAKQIGAVGTKYKISYISKYADNLVFYTENFDTEKMEKSINNFPNLILELEQYLKK
- a CDS encoding response regulator, translating into MEDPNYKLLIVDDLPKNLMVLGNILLKENFQIAYAKSGKEAIAQALENDFDLILLDIMMPEMDGYEVCRILRKEKQTAKTPIIFLTAKNDTESIVKGFEAGAQDYLTKPFNTNELLARVHTHLELKKNRQRLEILNNTLEEKVKERTAELEKANKKIETLDKAKSAFLGLISHEIRTPLNGIIGFLDILKQSIEGDNRELIDMTVEAAERLYNFSELSLLITQLNVDTYQLQNKNINFIHLLDNVREKINEKWKDERQINFRQSIQSQSSVLKLDQVLIEKVLFSLLDNAVKFSEDKAQVDLSIYNDSGYLVCEIQDNGCGFTDEALSYAFEPFTGEKQHDIEGFGLNLAAAKLIVQAHEGRIDVENNADKGAKVRLYLKETF
- the fabG gene encoding 3-oxoacyl-[acyl-carrier-protein] reductase, producing MKLLEGKTALVTGGSRGIGRTICLKFAEEGANIAFSDLIMDENVESLVKEIEAMGVKAKGYASDASSFSQSEEMVTEVAKEFGSIDILVNNAGITRDSLLMRMDEADWDLVIKVNLKSVFNLTKAVQKYMLKQRSGSIINMSSVVGVNGNAGQSNYSASKAGLIGFTKSVAQELGSRSIRCNAIAPGFIETKMTEKLPEDIRKMWIKTIPLRRAGQAIDVANVATFLASELSTYVTGQVINVCGGMST
- a CDS encoding M48 family metallopeptidase, coding for MTSTFFYIIIIILVFNFLLETGLTLLNYFYPQRKFPLFLSKIYSKEKYEKSQAYEQAKLKSGMFISLVQFLVVFAFFYFGGFAYVDSFVRSQSNHYIVQNLLFFGLLAFVSDILMIPVSIYHTFYLEEKFGFNKTSIKTFVLDKLKAWLLMIIIGGGILSLVVFIYELSGSNFWWLTWLTISLISLLFTAFYSEIIVPIFNKQTPLEEGSLRNAIEIFSKKAGFQLDNIYTIDGSKRSTKANAYFSGIGSKKRIVLYDTLIKDLEEEELVAVLAHEIGHYKKKHTIVGIISSIIQTGIMLFILSFFISKDSDIAINLAQAVAGNNEQVSSSFYLGIIGFGLIYSPISLIFGLLSNLISRANEYAADAFAVKYGLAKALGNGLIKLTANNLSKVYPHPLYIFFYYSHPSLLQRINRMNVPEFKD
- a CDS encoding tetratricopeptide repeat protein; translated protein: MKNIKVILFSFIFLSITLSCNTRKDIEFVEQGKVLFLEGKYNEAIPYFSKAIKKNTRNDEAHAFRGFCYYSLENYSLALIDFSNALERNPNNGTALFGEACIRWNLEDYNLAFQEFNHLIHINPNHDKAYFYRARAYLYKGDTTNAINDLTTAMEKDSCFIDTYYLLASVMTAQKKYDQADKYLEFALKCKQKEVSN
- a CDS encoding protein-L-isoaspartate(D-aspartate) O-methyltransferase, whose protein sequence is MLNDTYKHRGLRKKLVETVRAKGIKDEAVLQAINNIPRHLFLDSSFLEFAYQDQAFPIGSGQTISQPYTVAFQTELLEIKAGETILEVGTGSGYQACVFAEMGAKVLSIERQKRLFAKTKKFLKQFNYRIKLFYGDGYKGLPAFAPFDKIIVTAGAPFVPEELLKQLKVGGRLVIPVDIDKNLQEMTCIRRVSEKDYEKRLHGKFRFVPMLGNKAND
- a CDS encoding Gfo/Idh/MocA family oxidoreductase, whose translation is MSILKIGVLGAGHLGKIHINCIKEINEYKLIGFYDPNETIALEVETEKQIKRFLNIDELIDAVDVIDIVTPTLSHFDCAVKALKSGKHVFIEKPVAATAEEAERLIEIANEAHVKVQVGHVERFNPAFIAAQPFLDQPMFIETHRLAQFNPRGTDVPVVLDLMIHDIDIILNVVKSKIRKVSASGVAVVSDTPDIANARLEFDNGCVANLTASRISMKNMRKSRFFQRNAYIAIDFLTKEAEMVQMSDVNSETDSMAMVLELGEGKTDKEIKFIKPSIDNTNAIVEELRSFQKAIKNNNKPIVSLFDGYNALDIAQKILNKINV